One Prolixibacteraceae bacterium DNA segment encodes these proteins:
- a CDS encoding glycoside hydrolase family 65 protein, translating into MKDFIIHDNWKVIEDQYHPEWNEISESLMSLGNGRMGGRANFEEKFSGKTLQGNYVAGVYYPDKTRVGWWKNGYPDYFAKVLNGANWIGIDITVGEEELDLAECEVLDFHRELDMKEGHLVRRFTAKLPSGKIVEVKSQRFMSIVDSETGAIRYSVKAVNFQDKVTIKPYVDFDVMNKDTNYDEKFWNEVEKEVSNGEGFITAETRKTLFHVTTGMKYQIFIDGEKQSFKADLEERVKYISNITSFDIKEGQTITIEKIGVNLSSEYAEKSDLVDQAKVFLNKAFEKGFDQMLDEHKKAWEVKWETSDIIIEGDAAAQQGIRFNIFQLNQTYTGEDPRLNIGPKGFTGEKYGGSTYWDTEAYCLPFYLATAPEEISKNLLLYRYKHLDRAIENAKKLGFKNGAALYPMVTMNGEECHNEWEITFEEIHRNGAIAFAIYEYIRYTNDFEYLAPYGFEVLLGISRFWTQRVNWSNYQNKYVMLGVTGPNEYENNVDNNYHTNRLAQWTLQYTREAVAYLKENHAAEYASLKEKWNFNEEEEVSKWTHIIDNMYFPYDETRQIFLQQDNFLNKEIIPTAEMGAENRPINQKWSWDRILRSCYIKQADTLQSLYLFEDDFDVETIKRHFDFYEPITVHESSLSPCIHNILASKIGNQEKAYEMYLRTARLDLDDYNNDTEDGLHITSMGGTWMGFVMGFGGFRARNNRLILNPFLPKEWKGYSFKVNFRGAHLKVQTTHDHTIIENISDVACDLTVFDKEYTLAANDTIKL; encoded by the coding sequence ATGAAAGATTTTATCATACATGATAACTGGAAAGTAATTGAAGACCAGTATCACCCAGAATGGAATGAAATTAGCGAAAGTTTAATGAGTCTTGGTAATGGACGCATGGGTGGACGTGCAAACTTTGAAGAAAAATTCTCTGGAAAGACACTTCAAGGAAATTATGTAGCAGGTGTTTACTATCCAGACAAAACAAGAGTAGGTTGGTGGAAGAATGGATACCCTGACTATTTCGCTAAAGTTCTTAATGGTGCAAACTGGATTGGTATCGATATCACTGTTGGTGAAGAGGAGTTAGATCTAGCCGAATGCGAAGTTCTTGACTTTCATCGTGAACTAGATATGAAAGAGGGACACCTTGTTCGTCGTTTCACTGCCAAACTTCCTAGTGGAAAAATAGTAGAGGTAAAATCGCAACGTTTCATGAGTATAGTAGACTCTGAAACTGGAGCTATTCGTTACAGTGTGAAAGCCGTAAATTTCCAGGATAAGGTTACAATCAAACCTTATGTGGATTTTGATGTCATGAACAAAGACACCAACTACGATGAGAAGTTCTGGAACGAAGTAGAAAAAGAGGTTTCTAATGGCGAAGGATTTATTACTGCCGAAACAAGAAAGACTCTTTTTCATGTTACCACAGGGATGAAATACCAAATCTTCATCGACGGAGAGAAACAATCTTTTAAAGCGGATCTTGAAGAGCGTGTAAAATATATTTCAAATATCACTTCTTTTGACATTAAAGAGGGGCAGACCATTACAATTGAAAAAATTGGTGTTAACCTTTCTTCTGAATATGCAGAGAAGTCTGATCTAGTGGATCAAGCAAAAGTTTTCTTAAACAAAGCGTTTGAGAAAGGTTTCGATCAAATGTTAGACGAACACAAAAAAGCGTGGGAAGTTAAGTGGGAGACTAGTGATATTATCATTGAAGGAGATGCAGCTGCACAGCAGGGTATTCGATTCAACATCTTCCAACTAAACCAAACATATACTGGAGAAGATCCAAGACTAAACATTGGACCGAAAGGTTTTACAGGAGAGAAATACGGAGGAAGTACCTATTGGGATACAGAAGCATATTGTCTTCCATTCTATCTAGCAACTGCTCCTGAAGAGATCTCTAAGAACTTACTTCTTTATCGCTACAAACACCTAGATAGAGCGATTGAAAATGCTAAGAAGTTAGGATTTAAGAATGGGGCAGCTCTTTACCCAATGGTAACCATGAATGGAGAAGAGTGTCACAACGAGTGGGAGATCACTTTCGAAGAAATCCACCGTAATGGTGCTATTGCATTTGCCATTTATGAGTACATTAGATATACCAATGATTTTGAATATCTTGCTCCTTATGGTTTTGAAGTACTATTAGGAATCTCTCGTTTTTGGACACAGCGTGTGAACTGGTCAAATTACCAGAATAAATATGTGATGCTTGGAGTTACGGGGCCAAACGAGTATGAGAATAATGTGGACAACAACTACCACACAAACCGCTTGGCACAATGGACACTTCAATACACAAGAGAAGCTGTAGCTTACTTGAAAGAGAATCATGCAGCAGAATATGCTTCTCTAAAGGAGAAGTGGAATTTCAACGAAGAAGAAGAAGTTTCGAAATGGACACATATCATCGATAATATGTATTTCCCATATGATGAAACTCGCCAAATATTCTTGCAGCAAGATAACTTCTTGAACAAAGAGATTATCCCAACTGCAGAGATGGGAGCAGAGAATCGTCCTATCAACCAAAAATGGTCATGGGATCGAATCCTTCGCTCTTGTTATATCAAGCAAGCCGATACGCTTCAAAGTTTGTATCTTTTTGAGGATGATTTCGATGTGGAAACAATAAAAAGACACTTTGACTTTTATGAACCAATCACTGTTCATGAATCATCTCTTTCCCCTTGTATCCATAATATCTTAGCCTCTAAGATTGGCAATCAAGAGAAAGCTTATGAGATGTATCTACGTACTGCTCGTTTGGATCTTGATGATTACAACAACGATACAGAAGATGGACTTCACATCACCTCCATGGGAGGTACATGGATGGGATTCGTTATGGGATTCGGTGGTTTCAGAGCAAGAAACAATCGCCTTATATTAAACCCATTCCTTCCTAAAGAGTGGAAAGGATATAGCTTCAAAGTGAATTTCAGAGGTGCACACCTTAAAGTTCAAACTACTCATGATCATACAATCATCGAAAATATTTCTGATGTTGCTTGTGATCTTACCGTTTTTGACAAAGAGTACACTCTAGCAGCGAACGATACAATTAAATTGTAA
- the pgmB gene encoding beta-phosphoglucomutase → MVQIKACLFDLDGVIVDTAKYHYIAWKELAQELGFDFTEEDNERLKGVSRMRSLDILLEIGNKSLSEQEKLHYADKKNVNYVSYIQKMEEDEILPGVKEFLTSLRANGIKIALGSASKNAPLILNQIGLTSYFDEIVDGNSVSKAKPDPEVFTKGANLLNVTAEECVVFEDAVAGIEAAKAGGMYCIGVGEEETLSEADFVIKGFDEMSLDRLKF, encoded by the coding sequence ATGGTACAAATTAAAGCTTGTTTATTCGATTTAGATGGTGTTATAGTAGATACTGCAAAGTACCACTACATTGCATGGAAAGAGTTAGCTCAAGAGCTTGGCTTCGACTTTACAGAAGAAGACAATGAGAGACTAAAAGGAGTTAGTAGAATGAGATCTTTAGATATCCTTCTTGAAATTGGGAACAAGTCTCTTTCAGAACAAGAGAAACTACATTATGCAGATAAAAAGAATGTAAACTACGTTTCTTATATCCAGAAAATGGAAGAAGATGAGATCCTTCCAGGTGTAAAAGAGTTCTTAACTTCTTTGCGTGCAAATGGAATTAAAATAGCTCTTGGTTCTGCAAGTAAAAATGCACCTCTTATACTTAATCAAATTGGATTAACATCCTACTTTGATGAGATCGTTGACGGAAATAGCGTATCTAAAGCGAAACCGGATCCTGAAGTATTTACCAAAGGTGCTAACCTACTAAATGTAACCGCTGAAGAGTGTGTTGTTTTCGAAGATGCGGTAGCAGGTATCGAAGCGGCAAAAGCTGGTGGCATGTATTGTATCGGAGTTGGAGAAGAGGAAACACTTTCAGAAGCAGACTTCGTTATTAAAGGTTTTGATGAGATGAGCCTAGATCGTCTAAAGTTCTAA
- a CDS encoding MFS transporter, producing MRTKPKLSFWQIWNVSFGFLGIQMGFALQSANVSRILSNLGADLHALPLFWLAAPVMGLIVQPIVGAASDKTWNRFGRRGPYILGGAIVATLSMWLMPNASLAVSIIPALVFGALMFALMDGSFNITMQPFRALVADMVSEEQRTLGYSIQSFLINTGAVIGSILPYVLTNVLDVANEAPDGEVPASVIWSFYIGGAVLLLSVIWTVFRTKEYEPKTYCEQNGLDYDQWINEQKEKKSLKQSLSDFWGLMKNMPKTMMQLAVVQFFSWFALYIMWVYTTSAVSQHVWGTPIHDSSSSAFQEAGNWVGVMFGAYSLFAAIFSILMTKIAKAIGRKTTYLTSLLLGAVGYISMFYITTPNALIFSMIGVGIAWAAILAMPYSILSESLPADKMGVYMGIFNFTIAGPQIISGLLGGAILSSFFNNHAIYMMIVCGVSMLLAALAVCFVKVPKQQN from the coding sequence ATGAGGACAAAACCAAAATTATCTTTTTGGCAAATATGGAATGTCAGCTTTGGATTCTTAGGGATTCAAATGGGATTTGCACTACAAAGTGCGAATGTGAGTAGAATCCTTTCGAATTTAGGTGCAGACCTTCATGCACTTCCTCTATTTTGGCTTGCAGCACCGGTAATGGGATTGATTGTACAACCAATTGTAGGAGCAGCTTCTGATAAAACATGGAATCGTTTTGGTCGTAGAGGACCTTACATTCTTGGAGGAGCTATTGTTGCAACATTATCTATGTGGCTTATGCCTAATGCTTCTTTAGCAGTAAGTATTATTCCCGCTTTGGTATTTGGAGCACTCATGTTTGCTCTTATGGATGGATCATTCAATATTACCATGCAACCATTCCGCGCACTCGTTGCGGATATGGTGTCCGAGGAACAGAGAACATTAGGATACTCGATTCAAAGCTTCTTAATCAATACAGGAGCCGTTATTGGCTCTATCCTTCCTTATGTTTTAACCAATGTTCTAGATGTAGCAAATGAAGCACCTGATGGTGAAGTTCCTGCCTCTGTGATATGGTCATTTTATATTGGTGGAGCAGTGCTTCTTCTTTCTGTTATTTGGACTGTCTTTAGAACTAAAGAGTATGAACCTAAAACATATTGTGAACAAAATGGCCTTGATTATGACCAATGGATCAATGAGCAAAAGGAGAAAAAGAGCCTGAAACAAAGTCTTTCAGATTTTTGGGGGTTAATGAAGAATATGCCTAAAACCATGATGCAACTAGCAGTTGTTCAATTCTTTTCATGGTTTGCTCTATATATCATGTGGGTTTATACAACATCAGCAGTGTCACAACATGTTTGGGGAACACCTATTCATGATTCTAGTTCTAGTGCATTTCAAGAAGCTGGAAACTGGGTAGGGGTAATGTTTGGTGCGTATAGCCTTTTTGCTGCAATTTTCTCTATTCTAATGACAAAAATTGCCAAAGCAATAGGACGTAAAACAACCTATCTTACAAGTCTACTACTTGGTGCGGTTGGCTATATATCAATGTTCTATATCACAACACCAAATGCACTTATATTTTCAATGATTGGTGTTGGTATTGCATGGGCTGCAATTCTTGCAATGCCTTATTCAATATTATCAGAATCACTACCTGCAGACAAAATGGGAGTTTACATGGGAATATTCAATTTCACCATTGCTGGACCTCAAATTATCTCAGGACTACTCGGAGGTGCTATTCTTAGCAGCTTCTTCAACAACCATGCAATCTATATGATGATTGTATGTGGTGTTTCTATGTTATTGGCAGCATTAGCTGTGTGTTTCGTTAAAGTTCCTAAGCAACAAAATTAA
- a CDS encoding LacI family transcriptional regulator, giving the protein MKKSQVTIKDIAKELGISASTVSRALKNHPDISQKTRDAVHRLAEELNYQPNAVALSLKNSRTRTIGVIIPEIVHYFFSSVISGIEDVAYDAGYNVMICQSNEKFEREVTNAQTLLSNRVEGILVSVTKESDHFDHLKQFIKRGIPLIFFDRDAKGIEADRILINDKMAGYKATKHLIEAGCKRIAHLCGPQSLTIAKERLSGYKQALEEANIPFNEEYVLSADDFELGKKATRELLNLETPPDGIFAVNDLTAIGAIKSIHNKGMNTPKDIAIVGFSSGRFADITEPTLTSIDQHGYEMGSKATELLIKRIESEEESIVHEDIFIETNLIIRESSIHNK; this is encoded by the coding sequence ATGAAGAAAAGTCAGGTCACAATTAAAGACATTGCCAAAGAATTAGGTATATCAGCATCCACAGTATCTCGTGCACTTAAAAACCATCCAGATATTAGTCAAAAAACAAGAGATGCTGTACACCGGTTAGCAGAAGAGCTAAACTATCAGCCTAATGCAGTTGCATTAAGCCTAAAAAATTCTCGCACAAGGACAATTGGCGTTATTATACCAGAGATAGTTCATTATTTTTTCTCATCAGTAATAAGTGGGATAGAAGATGTGGCTTATGATGCTGGATACAATGTAATGATTTGTCAATCCAATGAAAAATTTGAACGAGAAGTTACAAATGCACAAACACTACTTTCAAACAGGGTAGAAGGTATTCTTGTATCTGTCACCAAAGAGAGTGATCATTTCGATCATTTAAAACAATTTATTAAACGTGGTATTCCTCTTATATTTTTTGATCGGGATGCAAAAGGTATTGAAGCAGATAGAATTCTTATTAATGATAAAATGGCCGGTTATAAAGCGACAAAACATCTGATAGAAGCAGGTTGTAAAAGAATCGCACACCTATGTGGACCACAAAGCTTGACCATTGCTAAAGAGAGATTGTCTGGTTATAAACAGGCTCTTGAAGAGGCCAATATTCCATTTAATGAGGAGTATGTCTTAAGTGCAGATGATTTTGAACTTGGAAAAAAAGCAACTAGAGAGTTACTAAACTTAGAAACACCACCGGATGGTATTTTTGCGGTAAACGATCTGACTGCGATTGGAGCCATTAAATCCATTCATAACAAAGGCATGAATACTCCCAAAGATATCGCAATTGTAGGATTTAGTTCGGGTCGTTTTGCGGATATCACAGAGCCGACACTTACCTCTATTGATCAACATGGTTACGAAATGGGATCTAAAGCAACAGAACTTCTTATCAAAAGAATTGAAAGTGAAGAAGAATCTATAGTCCATGAAGATATTTTTATTGAGACAAATCTTATAATTCGTGAATCCTCTATTCACAATAAATAA
- a CDS encoding TonB-dependent receptor translates to MKVNSLFKSMFFLLVALLSIGVAQAQERIMTGSVVDKTTREPLPGVTIAVEGTVRGIITDFDGNFALKVKKGEVLRISYIGYVTQKITVASQTTIAVELATDTKGLDEVVVIGYGTSKKEDLTGSVQAVSSDDFKQGSASSPQELINGKVAGVQITSSGGAPGSGTKIRVRGGSSINASNDPLIIVDGVPLDNGGVSGMRNPLNVVNPNDIETFTVLKDASATAIYGSRASNGVILITTKKGSKEGVHVDYSGKFSVGTNTKEMDLMNREQYTTLLNEKYDGQSILTKVGEYDTDWQKEIYRTSFSQDHSVSVSGTLVENLPYRLSMGYNDSNGTIKTSNMKRYTTALNLNPSFFDDHLRTTVSFKYMNVRNRFAELGAVGSAASMDPTHAVSEPGNEAFGGYYTWVDNNGDPIDIAPKNPIAQLNQKDNSSTVNRYIINGQFDYKFHFLPELRANLNVGLDKSNSDGTITTDPQAAWDLGAFNRGGAREFYTGDKKNEILDFYLQYSKDLDKIDSRIDVMGGYSWQHFWWEKTGASYYNQDTAGSVDAPESDRVRSPFFIDRSENYLVSFFARLNYSFKGRYLLTATVRRDGSSKFSKDNRIGVFPSVALAWNMKKESFLKDVDVVSQLKLRGGYGITGQQDVGTDYGYFGVYTKQQETAQYIYYKKADGTYTKVKVAGNRPEGYDANLKWEQTATSNIGVDYGFFDGRLTGSLDVYTRKTTDLLNTVPVAALANLEDQLLTNVGDMTNKGFEFSITGKVIDKKDLSWNLAANVTYNKNEITKLTSSDDPNYKGVMTGGISGGTGNTIQIMQVGQPVNSFYVYEQVYDANGAPIEGAYVDRNNDNKIDQGDMYVYKKAAPDVLLGFSTSLRYKNWDFSASARANLGGYVYNNMESNRSYYASMQTNGNYLSNLMTSYFDTQFKDAQYMSDMYVKKASFFRLDNVQIGYNFNQLFKQGSSLEDVRLRLYGSVDNVFVVSPYDGIDPEVDNGIDQNVYPRPRTFMFGVNISF, encoded by the coding sequence ATGAAAGTAAATAGTCTATTTAAATCTATGTTCTTTTTACTTGTCGCACTTCTCAGCATAGGAGTTGCACAAGCGCAGGAACGAATCATGACAGGATCTGTAGTTGACAAGACTACAAGAGAGCCTTTACCAGGAGTTACAATTGCTGTCGAAGGTACTGTAAGAGGTATTATCACAGACTTTGATGGTAACTTCGCGTTAAAAGTGAAAAAAGGAGAGGTTTTAAGAATCTCATATATTGGTTATGTAACACAAAAAATAACCGTAGCTTCTCAAACAACTATTGCTGTTGAGTTGGCAACAGATACTAAAGGATTGGATGAAGTAGTTGTTATTGGATATGGTACTTCGAAGAAAGAAGATCTAACAGGATCTGTTCAGGCTGTATCTTCTGATGATTTCAAACAAGGTTCTGCTTCTTCACCACAAGAGCTTATCAATGGTAAGGTCGCAGGGGTTCAGATTACTTCTTCAGGAGGAGCTCCTGGTTCAGGAACAAAGATCCGCGTACGTGGAGGTTCTTCTATTAACGCATCGAATGATCCATTGATCATTGTAGATGGTGTCCCATTGGACAATGGTGGTGTTTCGGGTATGCGTAACCCATTAAATGTGGTGAACCCTAATGATATCGAAACATTTACTGTTCTTAAAGATGCATCAGCAACTGCTATTTATGGATCTAGAGCATCGAATGGTGTTATTTTGATTACTACAAAGAAAGGATCCAAAGAGGGGGTACATGTTGACTATAGCGGAAAATTCTCTGTAGGTACAAACACCAAAGAGATGGACCTAATGAATCGTGAGCAGTATACTACACTTCTTAATGAGAAGTATGACGGACAGTCAATCTTAACAAAGGTTGGAGAATACGATACAGACTGGCAAAAAGAGATCTACAGAACTTCTTTTAGCCAAGATCATAGTGTTTCTGTTTCAGGAACTTTGGTAGAGAATCTACCTTATCGTCTTTCTATGGGATATAATGATAGTAATGGTACTATTAAGACTTCAAACATGAAGCGTTATACTACTGCATTGAACTTGAATCCTAGCTTTTTTGATGATCACTTGAGAACAACCGTTTCATTTAAATACATGAATGTAAGAAACCGTTTTGCTGAACTAGGTGCGGTAGGCTCTGCAGCTTCTATGGATCCGACACATGCTGTGTCAGAGCCAGGAAATGAAGCTTTTGGCGGTTATTACACTTGGGTAGACAACAATGGTGATCCAATTGACATTGCACCGAAAAACCCTATTGCTCAATTAAACCAAAAAGACAACTCTTCTACCGTTAATCGTTACATCATTAATGGTCAATTCGATTATAAATTCCACTTTTTACCTGAATTACGTGCAAATTTAAACGTTGGATTGGATAAATCTAATAGTGATGGAACAATCACAACAGATCCACAAGCTGCATGGGATTTAGGAGCCTTCAATCGTGGTGGTGCTAGAGAATTCTATACTGGTGATAAGAAAAATGAAATTTTAGATTTCTACCTTCAGTATTCGAAAGATCTTGACAAAATTGATTCTCGCATCGATGTGATGGGAGGTTATTCATGGCAACATTTCTGGTGGGAAAAAACTGGAGCATCTTACTATAATCAAGATACTGCAGGAAGTGTAGATGCACCAGAGAGTGATAGAGTTCGTAGCCCATTCTTTATCGATCGTAGTGAGAATTACTTGGTTTCGTTCTTTGCTCGTTTGAACTACTCTTTCAAGGGACGTTACTTGCTTACTGCAACTGTTCGTCGTGATGGATCTTCAAAATTTAGTAAAGATAATAGAATTGGTGTTTTCCCTTCTGTTGCCTTGGCTTGGAATATGAAGAAAGAGTCATTCCTTAAAGATGTAGACGTAGTTTCTCAATTGAAATTACGAGGAGGTTATGGTATTACAGGTCAGCAAGATGTTGGTACCGATTATGGCTACTTTGGTGTTTATACAAAACAGCAAGAGACTGCACAATACATTTATTATAAAAAAGCAGACGGTACTTATACAAAAGTAAAAGTTGCAGGAAATAGACCCGAGGGTTATGATGCAAACCTTAAATGGGAGCAGACAGCAACTTCAAATATTGGTGTTGATTATGGATTCTTTGATGGTCGCTTGACAGGTTCATTGGACGTTTATACAAGAAAGACTACTGACTTATTGAATACTGTTCCAGTTGCAGCTCTTGCAAACTTAGAAGATCAGCTTTTAACGAATGTTGGTGATATGACCAATAAAGGTTTCGAGTTCTCTATCACTGGTAAGGTTATTGACAAGAAAGACCTTTCTTGGAACTTAGCTGCCAATGTAACTTATAACAAAAATGAGATCACAAAATTAACCTCATCGGATGATCCTAATTACAAAGGAGTGATGACAGGCGGTATCTCTGGTGGTACTGGTAACACAATTCAAATAATGCAAGTTGGACAACCTGTTAATTCATTCTATGTATACGAGCAGGTATACGATGCAAATGGAGCTCCAATTGAAGGTGCATATGTGGATCGCAACAATGACAACAAGATTGATCAGGGAGATATGTATGTTTATAAGAAAGCAGCACCAGATGTTTTGTTAGGATTCTCTACAAGCTTAAGATATAAGAATTGGGACTTTAGTGCATCAGCAAGAGCAAACCTTGGTGGATATGTATATAACAACATGGAATCTAATCGCTCTTACTATGCTTCAATGCAGACTAATGGTAACTACCTATCAAACTTGATGACATCTTATTTTGATACACAATTTAAGGATGCTCAGTACATGTCTGATATGTATGTAAAGAAAGCTTCATTCTTTAGATTAGATAATGTTCAAATAGGATATAACTTCAACCAACTATTTAAACAAGGTTCATCGTTAGAAGATGTACGACTTAGACTATATGGTAGTGTAGACAATGTATTTGTTGTTTCTCCATATGATGGTATTGACCCAGAGGTAGACAATGGAATTGACCAAAATGTTTATCCTCGTCCACGTACATTTATGTTCGGTGTAAATATTTCATTCTAA
- a CDS encoding RagB/SusD family nutrient uptake outer membrane protein — translation MRFLKQYKTGVFAIALASLGLTSCLNDLDVQPIDPDVTTPNNVYTSEAAFESVLAKCYSGLAVSGTKGPAGDPDLSRGDEGHGEYWRGYFYLSELTTDEAICGWDDGDLSDLSKNSWDAGCDKIEPFYNRAFYQISLANEFLRQANTYGKDSYINLPRYRAEARFLRVFSYWHALDLFGNGIPFADETSAIGSVGPLPAGVVGGPEVFNYIEKELLSIIDDSNAEHLVDPQAGVIGQATKGAAWMLLAKLYLNNEVYLDATNNNDPSAYYKKAKIYVDKVINEGGYSLVEGTVGSPLSSKYSDYQCLFLADNYKCSDEFIFTINFDGMYAQSFGGSTYLVNAAISGDMKAADYGTNSGWGGNRVLRELVNKFPNTDPTQTADQRDLWFTSGQTLDIVNFNNFQDGYACPKFVNMDREGNPGSNAAAGQADVNIPVFRLADAYLMQAEIDLRLGSLSDAAFQNFNKVRTRAKAAPMTKGEIDLDVILNERARELYWEGHRRTDLVRFNKYTGGSYVWQFKGGVTDGTSIDEYYRLMPIPSTDLNANPKLKQNPGYSK, via the coding sequence ATGAGATTTCTAAAACAATATAAAACAGGTGTTTTTGCTATTGCATTAGCATCACTAGGGCTGACATCATGTTTAAATGACTTAGATGTACAACCAATTGACCCAGATGTTACGACGCCTAACAACGTCTATACTTCTGAAGCAGCATTCGAATCTGTATTGGCCAAATGTTATTCTGGTTTGGCTGTTTCTGGTACCAAAGGGCCAGCAGGAGATCCTGACCTTTCTAGAGGTGATGAAGGACATGGTGAATACTGGAGAGGATACTTCTATCTTTCAGAATTAACAACAGATGAAGCGATTTGTGGTTGGGATGATGGAGACCTTTCGGATTTAAGTAAGAACTCTTGGGACGCTGGATGTGATAAGATTGAGCCTTTTTATAATAGAGCTTTCTATCAGATATCATTAGCGAATGAATTCTTGAGACAAGCAAATACTTATGGGAAAGATAGCTATATCAATCTTCCTAGATATCGTGCAGAGGCTCGTTTTCTAAGAGTATTCTCTTACTGGCATGCTTTAGATCTTTTCGGTAATGGTATTCCTTTTGCAGATGAAACATCTGCGATTGGTTCTGTAGGTCCACTACCAGCTGGTGTTGTTGGAGGTCCTGAAGTATTCAACTATATTGAGAAAGAACTTCTTTCTATTATTGATGACAGCAACGCTGAACATCTTGTAGATCCTCAAGCGGGAGTTATTGGACAAGCAACAAAAGGTGCAGCATGGATGTTATTGGCAAAGTTATATTTGAACAACGAAGTATACCTCGATGCTACCAATAATAATGATCCATCTGCATATTATAAGAAAGCGAAAATTTATGTAGACAAAGTAATTAATGAGGGAGGTTATTCTCTAGTGGAAGGAACTGTAGGTTCTCCATTATCTAGTAAATATTCTGACTACCAATGTCTATTCTTAGCTGATAATTACAAATGTTCAGATGAGTTTATCTTTACCATCAACTTTGATGGAATGTATGCTCAATCATTTGGAGGTTCTACTTATCTTGTGAATGCAGCGATCTCTGGAGATATGAAAGCTGCTGATTATGGAACAAACTCAGGTTGGGGTGGTAACCGTGTATTGAGAGAATTGGTTAATAAATTCCCAAATACAGATCCAACACAGACAGCAGACCAGAGAGATCTTTGGTTTACTTCAGGCCAGACTCTTGATATTGTAAACTTCAATAACTTCCAAGATGGTTATGCATGTCCTAAATTCGTAAACATGGATCGTGAAGGAAACCCTGGATCTAATGCTGCAGCTGGTCAGGCTGATGTAAATATTCCTGTTTTCCGTTTGGCTGATGCATACTTGATGCAAGCAGAGATCGACCTTCGTTTAGGCTCTCTATCTGATGCTGCATTCCAAAACTTCAACAAAGTACGTACTCGTGCAAAAGCAGCTCCAATGACAAAAGGAGAGATTGATCTTGATGTTATTTTAAATGAAAGAGCAAGAGAGCTTTATTGGGAAGGACATCGTCGTACAGACCTTGTTCGTTTCAACAAGTATACTGGAGGATCTTATGTATGGCAGTTTAAAGGTGGTGTTACAGATGGAACTTCTATCGATGAGTACTACCGTTTGATGCCTATTCCTTCAACAGACCTTAATGCAAACCCTAAGTTGAAGCAGAATCCTGGATATTCAAAATAA